One genomic segment of Rhizobium viscosum includes these proteins:
- a CDS encoding efflux RND transporter permease subunit, with amino-acid sequence MAKFFIRRPIFAWVIAITIMLAGLLAIFTLSISQYPDIAPTTVRINTSYRGASAETVEKSVTTIIEDGMTGLDDLTYMTSTSSTGSASISLTFGTSINPDIAQVQVQNKLQLVQSQLPGDVIDAGISVTRSTSSILLVGSLVSTDGKRTSVDLGNIMSTSIEDQIQRLEGVGSINVFGSGYAMRVWLDPFKLQKFQLTPGDVTSAIQAQNTQVSVGSLGAQPAVPGQQINVTITAQSQLTTVADFEHIILKVEKDGSTVRLSDVARVEIGQESYGGSSRYNGLPSSGFAVNLAIGANAIDTAARVRAALETIGRGLPEGVEITYPYDTTPFVELSIEKVVHTLIEAIVLVFVVLLIFLQNLRATLIPTIAVPVVLLGTFGVLAVTGYSINTLTMFAMVLAIGLLVDDAIVVVENVERIMSEEKLSPLEATEKSMGEITGAIVGIALVLTAVFIPMAFFGGSTGIIYRQFSITIVSAMLLSALVAIVLTPALCATMLKPVNEHKKHRIGDWFNRNFTRSTNGYVRTIGYLLKRPIRVMLVFLLVGVGCAYLFTRLPSSFLPQEDQGVLLTIVTTPPGSTTQQTQAVVEKVEKYFRENEKDAVDSVFGALGFGFNGSGQNSAIVFTKLKDFSLRTDPNLSAQSVVSRALKNFFSIREAQVFALLPPAIQGLGVSSGFSMYLVDTGGHGNQALTAASKRLIQMAGSTGKVVALRSNNKEVEPQMKILIDQEKIGAMGVDLASVNSMLSIIFTGRDVNDFTLNGEIKPVYVQGDAPFRMQPTDLNHWYARNNAGEMVPFSAFTTTQWVEGAPSLARFNAVSAIPLDGAAAPGVSSGEAMNEMEALTEQLGGGYTVAWQGISYQERLSGSQAPMLYAISVLVVFLCLAALYESWSIPFSVIMAVPVGVLGALAAATLFGQANDVYFKVGLLTTIGLAAKNAILIVEFAKDRMETGMGLFEATLEAARLRLRPIIMTSLAFILGVVPLAIATGAGSAAQNAIGIGVLGGMLSATMLGIFFVPSFFVVIRRTFATRQKNEAGV; translated from the coding sequence ATGGCCAAGTTTTTCATCCGACGACCGATCTTCGCCTGGGTCATTGCGATCACCATCATGCTCGCAGGTCTGCTCGCCATCTTCACGCTATCGATCTCGCAATATCCTGATATTGCGCCGACCACGGTCCGCATCAACACCAGCTATCGCGGCGCGAGCGCCGAGACGGTCGAAAAATCGGTGACCACCATCATCGAAGACGGCATGACTGGTCTCGACGACCTGACTTACATGACCTCGACCTCATCGACAGGCTCGGCCAGCATTTCGCTGACCTTCGGGACCAGCATCAATCCTGACATCGCGCAGGTGCAGGTCCAGAACAAGCTGCAGCTCGTCCAGTCGCAGCTCCCGGGCGATGTCATCGATGCCGGCATCAGCGTCACGCGCTCCACCTCGAGCATTCTTCTCGTCGGCTCGCTGGTCTCGACGGACGGCAAGCGCACCTCCGTCGATCTCGGCAATATCATGTCGACCTCGATCGAGGACCAGATCCAGCGCCTGGAAGGCGTGGGCAGCATCAACGTGTTTGGCTCCGGCTACGCCATGCGCGTCTGGCTCGACCCGTTCAAGCTGCAGAAGTTTCAGCTCACACCAGGCGACGTGACCTCTGCTATCCAGGCCCAGAATACGCAGGTCTCCGTCGGCTCGCTCGGCGCCCAGCCTGCCGTCCCGGGCCAGCAGATCAACGTCACCATCACCGCGCAGAGCCAGCTGACTACGGTCGCGGATTTCGAGCACATCATCCTGAAGGTTGAAAAGGACGGTTCGACAGTCCGCCTCAGCGATGTCGCCCGCGTCGAAATCGGCCAGGAAAGCTATGGCGGCAGCTCGCGCTATAATGGTCTGCCGTCATCTGGTTTCGCCGTCAACCTCGCAATTGGCGCGAACGCCATCGATACCGCCGCCCGTGTCCGCGCCGCACTCGAAACGATCGGCCGTGGCCTGCCGGAAGGTGTCGAGATTACCTATCCCTACGACACGACCCCCTTCGTCGAGCTGTCGATCGAGAAGGTCGTGCATACACTGATCGAGGCGATCGTGCTCGTTTTCGTGGTCCTGCTCATCTTCCTGCAGAACCTGCGCGCGACATTGATCCCGACCATTGCCGTTCCCGTCGTGCTTCTGGGCACGTTCGGAGTCCTCGCGGTAACAGGCTATTCGATCAATACGCTGACGATGTTCGCCATGGTGCTGGCGATCGGCCTTCTCGTCGACGACGCCATCGTCGTCGTGGAAAACGTCGAACGCATCATGTCGGAGGAAAAGCTCTCGCCGCTTGAAGCGACCGAGAAGTCGATGGGCGAAATCACCGGCGCCATCGTCGGCATCGCTCTCGTGCTGACCGCCGTCTTCATCCCCATGGCCTTCTTCGGCGGCTCGACCGGCATCATCTATCGCCAGTTCTCCATCACCATCGTTTCGGCCATGCTGCTGTCTGCGCTCGTCGCCATCGTGCTGACGCCGGCGCTCTGCGCGACGATGCTGAAGCCGGTCAACGAGCATAAGAAGCATCGCATCGGCGACTGGTTCAACCGCAATTTCACCCGCTCGACCAACGGCTATGTCCGCACCATCGGCTACCTCTTGAAGCGGCCGATCCGCGTCATGCTGGTTTTCCTGCTGGTCGGCGTCGGCTGCGCCTATCTCTTCACGCGCCTGCCGAGTTCGTTCCTGCCGCAGGAAGACCAGGGCGTGCTCTTGACCATCGTCACCACGCCGCCGGGCTCCACCACGCAGCAGACGCAGGCCGTCGTTGAAAAGGTCGAAAAATACTTCCGTGAAAATGAGAAGGATGCGGTGGATTCCGTTTTCGGCGCGCTCGGCTTCGGCTTCAACGGTTCGGGCCAGAACAGCGCCATCGTCTTCACCAAGCTCAAGGATTTCTCGCTGCGCACCGATCCCAATCTCAGCGCGCAGTCGGTGGTCAGCCGGGCTCTCAAGAACTTCTTTTCGATCCGCGAGGCGCAGGTCTTTGCACTGCTGCCGCCAGCGATCCAGGGTCTCGGCGTGTCGAGCGGCTTCTCCATGTATCTGGTGGACACCGGCGGCCATGGCAATCAAGCTCTGACGGCCGCTTCCAAGCGGCTGATCCAGATGGCCGGCTCCACCGGCAAGGTCGTCGCACTACGCTCGAACAACAAGGAAGTCGAGCCGCAGATGAAGATCCTGATCGATCAGGAGAAGATCGGCGCCATGGGTGTCGACCTCGCCTCGGTCAATTCCATGCTGTCGATCATCTTCACCGGCCGCGACGTCAACGACTTCACGCTGAACGGCGAGATCAAGCCTGTCTACGTGCAGGGCGACGCTCCCTTCCGCATGCAGCCGACCGATCTGAACCACTGGTATGCCCGCAACAACGCCGGCGAGATGGTGCCTTTCTCCGCCTTCACGACAACCCAGTGGGTCGAAGGCGCGCCCTCACTCGCCCGGTTCAATGCCGTCAGCGCGATCCCGCTCGACGGTGCGGCAGCCCCTGGAGTCTCCTCCGGCGAGGCAATGAATGAGATGGAAGCCCTGACCGAACAGCTCGGCGGCGGTTACACGGTCGCCTGGCAGGGCATCTCCTATCAGGAGCGGCTCTCGGGCTCGCAGGCACCGATGCTTTACGCGATTTCGGTTCTCGTCGTCTTCCTCTGCCTGGCTGCGCTCTACGAGAGCTGGTCGATCCCGTTCTCGGTCATCATGGCCGTGCCGGTCGGCGTGCTCGGCGCGCTTGCCGCAGCAACGCTCTTCGGGCAGGCGAACGACGTCTATTTCAAAGTGGGCCTGCTCACGACCATCGGCCTTGCCGCGAAGAACGCTATCCTGATCGTGGAATTCGCAAAGGACCGAATGGAGACGGGCATGGGGCTCTTCGAGGCGACGCTGGAAGCAGCAAGGCTGCGCCTGCGCCCGATCATCATGACATCTCTGGCTTTCATTCTCGGCGTCGTGCCTTTGGCCATCGCAACGGGCGCGGGCTCCGCCGCCCAGAACGCGATCGGTATCGGCGTGCTCGGAGGGATGCTTTCGGCGACGATGCTCGGCATTTTCTTCGTGCCGTCCTTCTTCGTCGTGATCCGCCGCACCTTTGCCACACGGCAAAAAAATGAGGCGGGAGTGTGA
- a CDS encoding efflux transporter outer membrane subunit has product MVSLRYATPALLLLLSGCVVGPDHVPPEMALPGKFSEGGKKNIGDVATTAWWTAYNDRKLDSLVQTGLSQNLTIQQAIERINSASANVTIAGAGALPALDVGASHTISGQTGELRDQPNTRNTSAGQLSLSWLLDLFGLYRRSKESALASLDSAYAGADIAKLSYIQDLVSTYIDLRFFQQRLALSKANLKSRQETYDLTKFQLEAGAASRLDVVQAEGLVQSTLAEIPGLETNIRVSAHHIATLVGQPAGTMVDELLRGSGQPTFRGGINSGVPADLIRNRPDIRQAERNLAAATAQIGVAEAQLYPSISLSGSISPSYINQRGIHGGLSAWSFGPTLNLPILDGGRLRANVDVSKSDAAASYLAWKQTVLTAVEQVENALSAVRRDAQTVDALRAQVRTTQETLELSTASYKDGASSLLDVLDAQRQVSLAQASLAAAVQQMAKDYAALNIATGGGFAPGGKTTSPGPVKVTKGS; this is encoded by the coding sequence ATGGTATCTCTTCGTTATGCCACACCGGCGCTATTGTTATTGCTGTCGGGCTGTGTAGTAGGCCCTGATCACGTACCTCCTGAAATGGCGCTTCCTGGAAAATTCAGTGAAGGTGGCAAAAAGAACATCGGCGATGTCGCTACCACGGCCTGGTGGACCGCCTATAACGACCGCAAGCTCGACAGCCTTGTCCAGACCGGCCTTAGCCAGAACCTGACGATTCAACAAGCGATCGAGCGTATCAATTCCGCATCCGCCAACGTAACCATCGCCGGCGCCGGTGCCTTGCCCGCCCTCGATGTCGGCGCTTCCCACACCATCAGTGGCCAGACCGGCGAGCTGCGCGACCAGCCTAACACCCGCAACACCAGCGCCGGACAGCTTTCCCTATCCTGGTTGCTCGATCTGTTCGGTCTCTACAGACGCAGCAAGGAAAGCGCCCTCGCCTCTCTTGATTCCGCTTACGCGGGTGCCGACATCGCCAAGCTGTCTTACATCCAGGACCTTGTCTCAACCTATATTGATCTGCGCTTCTTCCAGCAGCGCCTGGCGCTTTCGAAGGCCAACCTGAAGTCCCGTCAGGAAACCTACGACCTCACCAAGTTCCAGCTTGAGGCAGGTGCGGCGTCCCGCCTCGACGTCGTACAGGCTGAAGGTCTTGTCCAGTCGACGCTCGCAGAAATCCCCGGCCTCGAAACCAACATCCGCGTTTCGGCCCATCATATCGCCACCCTCGTCGGCCAGCCGGCTGGTACGATGGTCGATGAACTGTTGCGTGGCTCCGGTCAGCCGACTTTCCGCGGCGGTATCAATTCCGGCGTTCCGGCCGACCTGATCCGCAACCGTCCGGATATTCGCCAGGCCGAGCGTAACCTCGCCGCCGCTACCGCCCAGATCGGTGTCGCCGAGGCTCAGCTCTACCCGTCGATCTCGCTGTCCGGTTCGATCTCGCCGAGCTACATTAACCAGCGCGGCATACACGGCGGCCTGTCGGCGTGGTCCTTCGGCCCAACCCTGAACCTGCCGATCCTCGACGGTGGCCGCCTGCGCGCCAATGTCGACGTTTCCAAGTCCGACGCAGCCGCATCCTATCTCGCCTGGAAGCAGACCGTTCTGACGGCAGTCGAGCAGGTTGAGAATGCCCTTTCGGCCGTTCGCCGCGACGCCCAGACGGTTGATGCTTTGCGCGCCCAGGTCAGGACGACCCAGGAAACCCTCGAGCTTTCGACGGCATCCTACAAGGACGGCGCGTCCTCGCTGCTCGACGTTCTCGATGCCCAGCGTCAGGTCTCTCTCGCTCAGGCAAGCCTTGCCGCCGCTGTTCAGCAGATGGCAAAGGATTACGCTGCGCTCAACATCGCAACCGGTGGCGGCTTCGCTCCGGGCGGCAAGACCACCAGTCCGGGACCGGTCAAGGTTACCAAGGGCAGCTAA
- a CDS encoding efflux RND transporter periplasmic adaptor subunit, giving the protein MIRRALIVSSALLVVVGLTACNESGSKPAGNAGAGGAAQQAAPVGVVTLKKDTYPITTILPGRAEAFQVADIRPQVNGIIREIAFKEGGEVKKGDLLYQIDDAAYRAAVEQAQAAISKAQASVPSAQSNFDRYQRLVGSGATQIEFETARTALAQANAEVESAKAALTAAQIDLDHTKITAPFDGIIDQTAYNIGNVVAANQSTALTTIRQLDPIYISLTESSTNLLKLRDAIAAGEVKGEDNNIAFRLILEDGREYNQKGKLDMSKQVVSETTGTFIIRVVFPNPDRVVLPGMYVRATVELGAEAGYSLPQLATTRDANGRLTAQFISAEGKVETRVFENATPSNNSWLVTQGVKDGDQLIVSGLQSIVSGMPVKPVPMKINDNGVVVPADQPVAGGEQKPAAK; this is encoded by the coding sequence ATGATCAGGCGTGCCCTCATCGTCTCCTCGGCCCTCTTGGTGGTTGTTGGCCTCACCGCCTGCAACGAGAGCGGCAGCAAGCCCGCCGGCAATGCAGGCGCAGGCGGCGCTGCCCAGCAGGCCGCCCCGGTCGGTGTGGTCACGCTGAAGAAGGATACCTATCCTATCACCACGATCTTGCCTGGCCGCGCCGAAGCCTTCCAGGTGGCCGATATCCGCCCGCAGGTAAACGGCATCATCCGTGAAATCGCGTTCAAGGAAGGCGGCGAAGTCAAGAAGGGCGACCTGCTCTATCAAATCGACGATGCCGCCTACCGCGCAGCAGTCGAGCAGGCCCAGGCCGCGATTTCCAAGGCTCAGGCAAGCGTGCCGAGCGCCCAGAGCAATTTCGATCGCTACCAGCGTCTGGTCGGCAGCGGCGCAACGCAGATCGAATTCGAAACCGCCCGCACGGCCCTTGCCCAGGCGAATGCAGAGGTCGAATCCGCAAAGGCGGCATTGACCGCAGCGCAGATCGACCTCGATCATACGAAGATCACGGCCCCCTTCGACGGCATCATCGACCAGACCGCCTACAACATCGGCAACGTCGTTGCAGCCAACCAGTCGACCGCACTGACAACCATCCGTCAACTCGATCCGATCTACATTTCGCTGACGGAATCGAGCACCAACCTGCTGAAATTGCGTGATGCGATCGCTGCCGGCGAGGTCAAGGGCGAGGACAACAACATAGCGTTCCGCCTGATCCTTGAAGACGGCCGTGAATATAATCAGAAGGGCAAACTCGACATGTCGAAGCAGGTCGTCAGCGAAACGACCGGCACCTTCATCATTCGCGTGGTTTTCCCGAACCCGGACCGCGTCGTCCTGCCCGGCATGTATGTCCGCGCCACAGTCGAGCTCGGTGCTGAAGCAGGATATTCCCTGCCGCAGCTTGCAACAACCCGCGATGCCAACGGTCGCCTGACCGCACAGTTCATTTCCGCCGAGGGCAAGGTCGAGACCCGTGTCTTCGAAAATGCAACGCCCTCCAACAATTCCTGGCTGGTGACGCAAGGCGTGAAGGACGGCGATCAGCTGATCGTCAGCGGCCTGCAGTCGATTGTATCAGGCATGCCGGTAAAGCCGGTTCCAATGAAGATCAACGACAACGGCGTGGTTGTCCCTGCCGATCAGCCCGTGGCCGGAGGCGAACAGAAGCCCGCAGCAAAGTAA
- a CDS encoding TetR family transcriptional regulator, giving the protein MARRPRRKAEETREDILSMAETLFRQRGFVAVSIADIASSLHMSPANVFKHFQSKALLVDAIAERHLGNATERFAAVDTSLPPKEQLLSFVLRLLDSHLQDIQQNPYIFEMVISTIDAKLDAGHRYRERIEQKLGEIIREGVAEGNYHCDNTAVAARTVADVLACVLHPILIAKDDKNTLVHRAEKIVCFVDAALQNNPC; this is encoded by the coding sequence ATGGCACGCAGGCCCAGACGCAAGGCCGAAGAGACCCGGGAGGATATCCTCTCGATGGCGGAGACGCTGTTTCGCCAGCGCGGCTTCGTCGCAGTTTCCATCGCCGATATCGCCTCGTCGCTGCACATGTCGCCAGCCAATGTTTTCAAGCATTTTCAATCAAAGGCGCTGCTTGTCGATGCGATTGCCGAGCGCCATCTCGGCAATGCCACGGAGCGCTTCGCCGCCGTCGACACCAGCCTGCCGCCGAAGGAGCAATTGCTGAGCTTCGTCCTGCGCTTGCTCGACAGTCATCTGCAAGACATCCAGCAGAACCCCTACATCTTCGAAATGGTGATCTCGACGATCGACGCCAAGCTCGATGCCGGTCATCGCTATCGCGAACGGATAGAGCAGAAGCTCGGCGAGATCATCCGTGAAGGCGTAGCCGAAGGTAATTACCATTGCGACAATACCGCCGTCGCAGCCCGCACCGTTGCAGACGTTCTAGCCTGTGTTCTGCATCCCATTCTCATTGCCAAGGACGACAAAAACACACTTGTTCACCGTGCGGAAAAAATCGTGTGTTTCGTGGATGCCGCACTGCAAAATAACCCTTGCTAA
- a CDS encoding phosphoribosylaminoimidazolesuccinocarboxamide synthase: MRILSEAHFPELPNYYRGKVRENYDLPDGRRIIISTDRLSAFDRILTCIPYKGQVLTETARYWFEATKDICPNHVLDYPDPNVVIGKRLDILPVEIVVRGYLAGTTGTSILTLYKKGEREMYGMRLPDGMRDNQILPEPVITPTSKEFDGGHDEPLTPAEIVSRGLLTKEQWETLSKYALALFARGQEMAAKRGLILVDTKYEFGTDENGNIILADEIHTPDSSRYWVAETYTAAFEAGKRPESFDKDFVRAWVVERCDPYKDEIPEIPVELIEQTSAVYIKAYEWITGERFMPDDRGETPAARVRANLAPYFS, encoded by the coding sequence GTGCGTATTCTCTCCGAAGCCCATTTCCCGGAACTGCCGAACTACTACCGTGGCAAGGTGCGCGAGAATTACGATCTTCCGGATGGGCGGCGCATCATCATCAGCACCGACAGGCTGAGCGCTTTCGATCGCATCCTGACCTGCATTCCCTACAAGGGACAGGTGCTGACCGAGACGGCCCGCTACTGGTTCGAGGCAACGAAGGACATCTGCCCCAATCACGTTCTCGACTATCCCGATCCGAATGTCGTCATCGGCAAGCGGCTCGATATCCTTCCTGTCGAGATCGTCGTACGCGGTTATCTCGCCGGCACGACCGGCACATCGATCCTCACACTCTACAAGAAGGGTGAGCGAGAAATGTACGGCATGCGCCTGCCCGACGGCATGCGCGACAACCAGATTCTTCCCGAGCCGGTCATCACGCCGACCAGCAAGGAATTCGACGGCGGCCACGACGAGCCGCTGACGCCAGCCGAAATCGTCAGCCGCGGACTGCTAACAAAAGAGCAGTGGGAAACACTTTCGAAATATGCACTGGCGCTTTTCGCCCGCGGCCAGGAAATGGCGGCAAAACGCGGCCTGATCCTTGTCGACACCAAATATGAATTCGGCACGGACGAGAATGGCAACATCATTCTCGCCGACGAAATCCATACGCCCGACAGCAGCCGATACTGGGTGGCGGAAACCTATACCGCCGCCTTCGAAGCGGGCAAGCGACCGGAAAGCTTCGACAAGGACTTCGTGCGCGCCTGGGTGGTCGAGCGCTGCGACCCTTACAAGGATGAAATTCCGGAAATTCCGGTCGAGCTGATCGAGCAGACCTCGGCCGTCTACATCAAAGCCTATGAATGGATCACCGGCGAACGTTTCATGCCCGACGACCGCGGTGAAACACCAGCCGCACGTGTTCGAGCAAATCTCGCACCCTATTTTTCCTGA